In Fusobacterium massiliense, the genomic stretch CTTTTTAGCAACTAGAGCTAATAAAACAGCTCCGGATAAAGATATCATTGCAAGTCCTTTATCAACAAAATTATTTAATATAAAACCAATTATTACTAATGAAAATATTATCATTGATTGTTTTAAAAGTTTTATATCTTTCAATGATCTACTTGAGTCCAATTCCATAATCTTAGCTTTTAATTCATTAGATACTTTCATATCTTTTGCATACATAAAATATACTGTTGCTAATAGAGATATCATTGAAAGTGCAGCTACTGGTGCTGTATTAAACAAAAATTCATTGAAAGTTAATTTTCCTTCAGCTCCAATAATAAGTTGAGTCGGATCTCCTATTAAAGTAGCTAAACCTCCAATATTTGCTGACATAACTTCTGTTATTACAAATGGGAATGGATCTAATTTTAACTGCTTTGCTAACAATATTGATACTGGTGCCATAAGTAATATTGTTGTAACATTATCTAAAAATGCCGAACATAAAGCAGTTACAACAGATAAAAGTACTATCAACTTGAATGGCTCTCCTCTAACAAGTTGAGCAACTTTTATTGCAAACCATTGAAACAATCCAGTTTCTGAAACAAGTAAAACTATCATCATCATTCCTACTAAAAGGAATAGAACTTCTAATCTTTCATATATAGTCTCAAGAACTTGCTCTTGTGTGGTAATTCCTATTAAAGTCATAAGTAATCCACCAGCCATTGTTGCCCAAGAACTAGGAACTTTTTCTGTGATTATACAATAAAAAACTGCTACAAATATAATTATTCCTATAATTAACATTTTTTCTCCTTCATTATTACTACTAAATATGTAAAACTTTCTTCAAAATATCAAACCTATTTATTGTTCCTATGTATTTATTTGTTTTAGGATTTACAACATAAAGTCTGTGAATACCTTTGTACACCATCTTAAAACAAATCTCCATTATAGGAGTCTCTTTATCAATAACTAAATATTTGACATCTTTTCTATAAATATCCTTGATTGTTGCCGTATCCTCGTTAATCAAATATTCTTCAAAAGGTTCTCCAACAGTTAAAAAATTTAAATCACTCATAAGTGATAAATGTTCTGGAAGACCAAAACCTATTAATTCTCTTTCTGTAATTTCTCCTAAAAGTTCACCATTATCAGATAAAACTGGTAAAGCTGATCTTTTTTCTAGTATTAATCTTTTTACTACTTCTTCCAAAGTATCATCTTCTTTTGCAGTTGTAAGATCTGGGCTTAAAACATCTTCTGCAGTTATTTTATGCTCTATTTCTATATCATTAGATGTTAATAATTCTATTATTTGCTTTGGATGAGATGTTCCTTTTAATTTTTCTATTATTTCTGGACGTTTTAAAGCTATTTTTGAAATAGCACTCATAGTTTTTAATAAGTTTTTATTTTTCAAAACATCTGAAATTATTAGAAACACTATTTTAATATTATCTTTCTCATTAGTTCCACCAACTTCTGCTTCTAAATCATTTTTTACAGTAGCAACAGCTATTATAAAATCTGAGAAATCTTTCATTCTAGTATGAGGTAAAAATATTCCACTTCCTATACAAGTAGATATTTCTTCTTCTCTTTTCAAAATATTTTTAATAATTTCATCTTTTTGTTTAGATACCGTCTTATTATCCTCTGCAACTTTTTCAACTATTTTTCTAATTATTTCCTCTTTAGAATTTACTTCCAAACTTGGAAATATATAATCCGGATTTAGATAACTTGAAAATTTCATATGTTCCTCCTCGATTTCTAA encodes the following:
- a CDS encoding ArsB/NhaD family transporter; the encoded protein is MLIIGIIIFVAVFYCIITEKVPSSWATMAGGLLMTLIGITTQEQVLETIYERLEVLFLLVGMMMIVLLVSETGLFQWFAIKVAQLVRGEPFKLIVLLSVVTALCSAFLDNVTTILLMAPVSILLAKQLKLDPFPFVITEVMSANIGGLATLIGDPTQLIIGAEGKLTFNEFLFNTAPVAALSMISLLATVYFMYAKDMKVSNELKAKIMELDSSRSLKDIKLLKQSMIIFSLVIIGFILNNFVDKGLAMISLSGAVLLALVAKKKPKEMFEGVEWETLFFFIGLFMMIKGIENLDIIKYIGDKMISLTEGKFAGAVFSTMWMSAIFTSIIGNVANAATFSKILHIMIPSFDSLGTTKAFWWALSFGSCLGGNLSLLGSATNVVAVGAADKAGCKINFVQFFKFGGLIAIENLIIASVYIYFRYL
- a CDS encoding PTS sugar transporter subunit IIA, whose product is MKFSSYLNPDYIFPSLEVNSKEEIIRKIVEKVAEDNKTVSKQKDEIIKNILKREEEISTCIGSGIFLPHTRMKDFSDFIIAVATVKNDLEAEVGGTNEKDNIKIVFLIISDVLKNKNLLKTMSAISKIALKRPEIIEKLKGTSHPKQIIELLTSNDIEIEHKITAEDVLSPDLTTAKEDDTLEEVVKRLILEKRSALPVLSDNGELLGEITERELIGFGLPEHLSLMSDLNFLTVGEPFEEYLINEDTATIKDIYRKDVKYLVIDKETPIMEICFKMVYKGIHRLYVVNPKTNKYIGTINRFDILKKVLHI